The genomic region tcATGACTGGCTGTTTTATATGGCAGTACAGGCTTCCCAAGGTCAAACTAGGTAAGAGAGTAAAGAATTACAGAATAGCATTTGGAAAAAGCCCTTTTCAATACATTTAATGCCTGGAAGTCCATTTGAATGTTTGGCTTTCTGATCACCTTATGCTTAACTGATTGTTTGTAAGGGGGGAAGCCAGAGGATTACACAGAGCTTGACATAGAGGCTCACAGATTGCTTCAGACTGTAAAGCCTATATTCACTTGGGGGGAGGGGCTGTCAAAGGAACTGAAACACTCTATAATGAATGAGTACATTACCCTAATGCACCCAATTTCACATTCATTTCACTGCATTAAATTCAACTGCAAATGCATATGAATATTTTATGATAATAGCCCAGGGTGACTAATGTGACCGAAAGTCCAGTTTGCATTTCAGTGCTAGATATCATTTTAGAATAATTGGCATTTTCTGTAATCTTAACCAATAGAATAAAAGTATGGTCTGTAATCCATAAATTTAAGGATTAAATCATGAcatggcatgctgttataggaaactgaCCAATGATAAGGTGGTACGAGGGTCATTACCACcctgaaaaataattattattttcctataactgcacatccataagtttcaaaaaaaaaaagaaagaaagaaaattataccacagcacagcaTTGTCAgacaacaatatatatatttttatattaattaaggATCGTCctactttttaaacatttgtagttacatttaatagtAAACAGGACAGAAAATGGACTAACTGGTAGAAAGCACTGACACAggggactccttccataaattatatattatggtTATATATTATGGAGACTTCTTCTACAAATGTTATTCAGTGTAAATGTTtctttacagaaagcttcacagCATTAAGGGTTAGatggttttctttgttaaaagatgtttaaattgtttaattagCTGTAGATATTATGGAACATCCACCATaaaagtctctgtgaatgagttgctactatagaaacgataatgtaatAGAACAATtacattaatttaaatgtatttgtaaattTGTCCTTACATCATATAGTTCTTGTTTTACCTATCAACATTGCAGTAGTATAGCATGACTTGGTCCTgaattttttcactgttttagtgGCTGAAATTAAAGTCCAAGAGGTGAAAGAAGATAAATTGTGCCCACGTTTCCCAGAGCCTGTGCCATTGAAGCATCCCATACCTGCCCTAATGGATGCACTAGAAAAGGTTGGTCCAGctataaaaaaagaagtcataATGTATGACCTGGATCAATAATATGCTTCACTGTACTTTGTCATAGTGTGTCATGTGTAatctattttgtttatttaacccCAATACAATATCATTAATATAATAGGACACCATAGCTGCACTTTGTAGGCATACAATTACAACCTGTAGTCCATTAGTATTCACAAACCAACCTTCCTTTTCCACATCCACCATAGGACCACTGCAGGTTATCAGCTCGTGCTCATGTTTGTGCTTTGCTTCATAGTCTTCTGATTCTTACCTATTTAAATGTCATCTCATAAATTACTTATTAGGTCCAAGATCATACCCTTTAAATCAGAAATGTAGGATATAAATTATCTGAGTTAGGATCCATGTACAAAGCCATTTTAATACCAAATccataaatacaaaaacaaaattacagCCAGTAACTAGGCTGTAGTCAGGACACAGGAAATGACAGGGCAAACCAAAAAAGAAAGGTTCAAACAGCATAAATGATCTGGAGAATAACAAGGCTCAGAAATTACACAGCTGTAATGTTTGGCAAGACTTCTCAATGAATTCATGTTCTTTGCGTGTTTATATACTAGTTCAATGGATCTAGTATACAAACACCAAAAGTGAAGTCTGAGGACACCCACGGgtccatgattttttaaaaattttgttaTATTGTTGGAAATCACATCTCACCATTATCAAATTGTTGTAattatgacattttattttttaattatgagTTCTTATAGTTCTGTTTGACTGACCACTTGAATATAATGGGTTTAATCAAAATCTCactaactcaaaaacaagtagacTTGTTAATACTGAAGCCTGGACATGCtgtgttctgttggtggaaagtCCAGGATTAGAAATACAGAAACACTGCTCTGCATCATACCAGTGCCACATACACTACCATATAACTGTCACTGATGAGCTGAGAATGGTCCAATAACTAAATAATCTGGTCAGTGGTGGTCCTATgatgcagcagattttttgTCCAGGAAGAACTCCTAGAAAGGAACTTCCTGCTGTGGAAGCAACAGTGGAAAGGAAGTTGGTTCAGAGCCACTCAGGAGTGGCCCGACACCATGCACCCCTTCAAAAAAATTTTTGAGGAGGGGGCTACCAACCCAACTAAAACCATCCCCCACCCTCCTTGCCCCACTtcggacatcgctctgcctcctTTCTCTGCTGTGGACGTTGCTGTACCTCCTTGCTCCTCTGAAGACATCCCCTAGCCCCTCAGCCCTGCAAAGGGcatttctctgtctccctgctCCACCTTAGATGTTGCTATGCCACCCGGCTTTTCTTTGGACCACGCTCCACctccctgttctgctgaggacatcgctctgcctccctgctccactgaggaggTTGCTCTactttcctgctccactgaggacatcgctcctcTCCCTTGTTCTGATCTCTCACACCTGCTCATGTTAATAAGCACCCCATATAACTTCTAGTTTTTCTGTGCCTTTTTGTCAAGCTTCTGTTGCTGTTGGTGTCTGTTACTTTGCCCTCCGTAGTCTTAGTctgtatgttttgttgttttgtgtgttgctGTTTTTACACTGTGCACAATCCCGGACAGTAGCAATACAGTCAAAATCTGGATTGGTGATCCTACGATTGGGGTGCCATTTGTGTCTCACTGCTATTACATTTACCAAGGTGTAtgcaaagtaaaattaaaatacattttaaatatatgtaaaatgtCCTTCATAACAGCATATGTGGAAATTTacttaaaacaataataaacacctCTACAGCACTTACAAAAGAGCATTTTTGCCTACCCCAGCCACTACAGCTATACTTCACATTGAAATCTAATTATTAAATTacttcaaaaaaattttttcttttcattaatgtGTAAATCCATTTAACAGCTCATGCTTGAAACATCCTTTTCTATTAGTCCATTATAGtatatgaaaaatgtacattttagttcCCACAACAATCCCACAACCATATTACCTGAACACAGTCACTTCTATGAAATGTATAGAACATTCCACAAATCTCATACTGTACAGAAAGTTCATCATCATTTCAATTTCCTGTAGATCATGGGAAGAAAAtacttttctatattttttcagTGATACTGACTGACAGGGTCACTTTGACAGTGGAACCATGTTACCCAAATTAAAGATTTAACgtaaattatcattattattattattattattattattagtttatttatttatttatatcattatcattatataatataataataaaccatattttatgtaaattattggAATGTCCTTAATGTGTTCATGTCATTAGTATGGATGCAagttaaccacattttgtgtattgGATAATTTTATGTTAAGTAACCCTGTTACTTTTAACcctgttactcatttaagagCAAGCTGCAGTGACATgaaagaaatctttttttttttttaaatagatattaTTACCTGAGATggtttaacataaataaatattacatatttaaatattttttaaatagttaaatgCACCTTTTACTATTAGGttcaatgttaaaaaaaatagatcaaatGTTTGTAAGTGTTACATAAATAGCAGCCCAATCATATAATCACccatactgtatatctgcataGTGCTATAAAGTAAATTTGATTAAATGGCCAAAAATGGTAGATACAAGTAAGGTGTACCTAATAATCTGTCAGTTGGGTGAATGACTGTAACAGGAAAACATTTTTAGGTGGATTCTCTATTGAGGACCAGCATTGATGTAACAGCGCTGCCAACAATTTCATGCATTGTCATCTATAATGACTCTGTGCTGTGGAATGGGAACTTTGGCAGAAGAAATGGGAGTGACCCAAAATCTTCACCACCAAACGAATACACAGTCTATAGGTAAGGAAATGACAGACTAcagtctctctttatatatagtGGCTTTGCATATTTGTATGTCTCTTGCTGTTCATCTCATACATACGTATCTACGTATATCCAAGATAATGACCTATCACATGTAGCCAACCCAGTGACTTTTGAAATACCATTATCTCTAGAATATACATAATATTCAGCATATCTCATTGAGATTGTAGATTATGGTTATAGAAAAATCCCActaattcacttttttttttttttttttaacaccagaATTGCCACTTTATCTAAGATCTTCCCTACTCTTATGCTGTATAAGTTGTGGGAGGATGGTAAAGTGAACTCTTTGGATGACAATCTAGAGAAGTATGTAAAGAACTTCACCATAAAGAACCCTCTGGGAAATGGGGCAgcatttaaaagaaatggtAAAACACAATTCCATTCCTCTATCACTCTCAGAAGGATGGCCAGTCAGCTATCAGGTACTCAGATCTAGATATGGAAGGCCAGATCACTGTCATGTTTACTTCTAGCTTTTGTCTTAACCTATGTAATTTAGCTTGATAATTAACTGATTCGTTGAACTGggtgtgtataaaatataaagtattttaAGTATAAAGTGGATAAGTCTACAAAGGAGGAGATTGATTATCTATGTATTATATAAGTATTATATACTTGCACTGATCATAAAACTTCAGTCAGAATTTGCACTAAACACAAAATATCTTGTGACCTTGTTGACATTATTCAAGTGTGTAATTACTTACTGTAATTATAAATATGCTGAGTCTAGCATTTGGTAAATTGGTGAATACCTTGGTTGCTGTAATACACATTTTGACCTGTGAATGCAATTCAGAACATTAATCAGCGCAGACTGGTTCAGCCTGTGATTCAGCACTGAACTTACATTATCCTTAAATGACTATTTGATAAGAGTATTTTGGACTGTTGCCAGAAAATAATGGAATAAAGACACTCCAGACTAGATGCAGCATGCTGTTTGTATTATTTTCCAGTTTTATctacataaattttttttttaaatgattgctcattcagtaatagtaataattagaTCATTTTGTCAATCTATTGTCAATCTGATTATTGACTAACAAAATATAGTATTATTGACTGCAGGATTGCCCAGGCGACTTAGAGGGACCAGTCTACTCTGGAACGGCCAGACTCATGAGGCAATTGATTTATTGCAAGATGATATCCTTGTGGCAGACCCTGGAACAAAGTAAGATAACTAATTGTATGACAGAGTGCTTTGAGCCCCAAATCTGGGGACAATATGTACTGCACCTTTTTTTACGCTTTAACACAGCTCATGAAGGACTCAATATCAGCTTTAAAAGCATTTGCTCATTATCTGGTAGGATGATTCTGCCATGTCCAAGCACAAACTACATGAAACACAAAGATGTGTGATGTGCAAGTGTCCCAGGTCTTGAATTGGTaggcatttgtttatattttaatgcaGACATTTGTTGATCTAATAAGTAAAATTGCCTTGCTTCAGCTGCCTAACAAATATATCTGGGCACAAGAGACATAATGACTAgtgaatttgtaaataaatgctaGATAAATGCCAGAATAGGCTATATTAACTAGATCAAGTGCCTGAGATTAGATTAAGGATGATGCAAAATCCCTTAGGACATCAATCTCCAGGGGCAAGGTTGGACAGCCATGTAAAAGACTTTCCCAGACAAGTattcttccctctctctgtccccagATGCCACTACAGTAATCTGGCCTTCTCCCTGTTGGCCCACGTCATGGCAGACAAGGTGACAGGAACAGATTACGAGAGCTGGGTATCCAAAAATATCCTCCAACCATTAGGCATGGAGGACACTAGCTTTGAAATCACCACAAAAATTAAGAGAGAGATGGCAGTGGGGGTTTACCCAAGTGGCCAGCGCACGCCTCTCTATGACCTTGGTTGGTACCGACCCTCGGGACAGATGTACTCCACTACGGCGGACATGGCCAAGCTGATGATGGTTCTCCTGGGGGCATATAACCATCGAGTCCTCCAGGAGGACACGCTGAAAACCATGCTGACACCAATTTTCCACTGTGACACCAGCTACTTCTCAAGCCAAACAGGCACTCCTTGGGAAGTGTACAAACAACTGGAATATGAGATTATCCGTAAAGATGGAGATCTGGACGGGTATTCAGCTGTGCTCTCACTTGTGCCACACCTTAAGCTGGGGTTGGTCATTCTGATGGCTGGGACTAAGCCTGCTAATGAAGATCTTGTAACCAAATCCTACAGTTATCTCATCCCTGCTATGGAGCAGGCTTTCAGAGATGCACCTCATGTCCTCATACCTCCTCCTGATCCAGCACCCTATATGGGCCTCTTCACCTACAGTAACATGACCTTCTATGAAATCAAAGGAGGCTCAGATGGCATATTGTCAATGCAGCAGTTTGGACCACCTGTGGATGAAATGGTTCCTTTGGATTATAGCACTTGGAGGCTGAGTTATTTAGAGGAGCGGGTGTTCAAGGTGGTGTTTGAGAAGGAGTATCCATGTCAGCTGAGGATCAGGAACACTTCTGTTGCAATGGAGTCTCAGGATAGGCAGCTGTTAAACTTTTACATATTCAGTGAGAATGGCCTTGCACCTGGATTTGATGTACCAGGCCTGAACATTTACAATGTGATGCGAATATCACGCAGACCAATTTTCAACTGAGGTGATactcaaaaaaagaaactaataataaataatttctatTCTTTTCTTAATTGGGAagcgttttggtttttttgcaaACTAACTTGGTACGTGAGTGAATGAATATTATGTAAGGAAGAAAACTTTGGGAGGCTCCCATTGGTAGAACACAAAAGCGTTTGCCCATTATCGGAACGTTTCAAGTTTGGTTACCTACAGTGCTACAGCCACCTATGgcgtccaagagagcaaaattggtcATGCACTCTCAATGGAAGGGATGGCATGTTCTATCCCCCTTGTCAATCAGAGTAATAGCAACCAATCATGGCTGAGTTcatgactgggagacctcagtcagtccGGATCGGAAGCAGCATCTCCAGCACTACCACACTGAGCGCTCAGTCCACttctgttcactctgctgactcatgactgtgcagcaatgcacagCTCCAATCACTTCATCTAGTTTGCCAATGACATgactgtggtgggtctcatcagcaataATGACAAGTCAGCATaaagagaggaggtgcagcagctaatggagagccaacaacctgtctctgagcatggacaaaacaaaagagatggttgttgacttgaAGAGAGCATGGAGCCCTGAACATCGAACTCTCCATTAAACATTGACTGCTCCTCcgtggagatcgtcaagagcaccaaattccttggtgttcacctggtGGAGAACtgcacctggtccctcaacaccagctccataaccaagaaagcccagcgGCATCTCTACTTTCTGAGAAGGGTTGCAAAACAATGTCATTCTTAAAAGTGGGTCGCACTTTTGTTTacttatgtttacattcacagcatttttattatatcattattctTTTGTTATATCAGgcacttccacactagaactgcGTACTGGTCggcactacactgtcacttactgtgcctattgtcctgttttaatagttactgtactgtcttgtgtggtttgcacatgtttgcacgtgcactttatatagaaatgtgtaggttttatttagttctaggtcatctcatgtggttagtgtgttgttttatgtggcACCATGGTCTTGGAGGAATGTTgttacatttcactgtgtactgtactggctgtatttggttgaaatgacaataaagccaatAGACTTGACTTGACGTGACTtgatgtatgtggaagagggcagttGGCACTTAACTCCAAGTGTGTTAAGCTGACCTGTGATATGAGCATGAGCTAATGTTCAAAGAGGTGAGTGGCTGGCATTACTTGTCTCGGAGGACAACCTGATTGATAGCTGGCATGTGACAGGGGATGGGCTGGTGGCCTACTGTAGTGGTGAGGGTGTTGGTTTACAGAGCTCAAAGACCCATCAAATCCCTGGATTTGAACCCGTGCTGGCCTCTGGCACTGATGATTGTATGCTAGTGGGTGGGAACAGGCaaatgtgtaaattattataaacctATGCTTTGTGTTACAGGTGGCACTAAGGGGCTGTTATAAAATGAATCcgctccttctgaccaatcagaatcgaggatTCAACAGCACGCTGGCATAATTAAAAGAATTTTATACTGAATGTCTTTATTGTAAGATGAATTCTAAGTGACTTAATGATATTGCTGTACAAGCTGGACTGGCATGACATGACTGAAATTTTCCATTCTGTAACAAAGTTTAGGTTGGAAATTGTTCAAGAATTCACCCTTAAAACtgttaattttttccccatatataagactgatatattttatttattttatattgtatataaaatgttttcttttatttcagtatCTATTTAAGATATTCAAATTATAGATAATTATAAATTAtctttataaattataaatgattacacaGTCTGCTCACTACTGAAAAACTACACACATTTGAAAAACTACACTTTCATACAGGTATTGTTAATTCGTGACAAATTACAAActaaacatacatttttatttgtttaagttCAGTTATGTGCAAAGGTTTCTGCCCCTTccttttttaatgaagaaatcAACAAAGAGATTTAATGCAAGTTTTACAAGTGTTCCCTCATTATCATTTACAGTGTCACAAGTGGTTAAGTGCTTCACTAGCTGTGTGAAAAGTCAGCGTTGTCTGCTTTAGGTCTTGTGATTGCTGTATTCTTGATCTCATTAACTGCTGACCTTTGTCAGTCGTGgtaaacaatctttccagccttACAAAAAACTttagagacagagggtttgtagatgtcaaaaagtaatcaaactttattgaaacaataaagtgagacagtctgcaaaaagtctgaattatacacaaaacatgtctttttatacttttctgaagcagtaaaattatccctaggcgGGGCATTCgccttttctttctagaaacgAACCTATCTCCATTgccttaattaattattcatatccATATCATAACTTACATTTGTGGCACATGCATTGTCAGTTGtattttcttaaatgttttatCAGGACAGGGGTTTTACTTTCTCCCATAATTCACCCTTATACCGTAATTATTTTCTGGCTATAGTCCCAGCCTGGTACCCTTCCTCCTGGAAGTCTTATCTGTTATTTTGACACTGGTTTGCAAGCTTAAAGGGCTTTGTTTGGAAACACAGTTCTGGTGAATGTCTAATTGCTAATTTATTGTCAtagagtaaagctgctttagacaaacacaaggtTCTTCTAACTCAATTTACAAACTTAGAATGTAATCcgattaaaaagtgttttatggttttagattatgcttctaaaaaGAAACACCTGCTGTGCAGTAAAGCATATCCAAATATTAGTTACACAGATTATGCTTTGTCAAtatattctataacagcaacaaGCTTAGAGTTTGAGCCTGCTTGAATTTTCCATGCCttaacaaattcaaataaatgaactTTGTTTTGTAGCTCTACTATGCAATAGAGGTGCATTCTTCATGTTTACACAGACATAAACGGGTGCGCTCTTTCGCTCTCATTTCTATGCATGCTCCATATATTTTGATAGCCAGATATTTGGTTgcaattattttctttaattacaaataaagtaGGAATCACCATGTGCAAACTCAAGTCTCActgaaagggggaaaaaaaacccttcaggaACTTATGCTTTGCAAGAGTCCTGAATGAAATAACTAAAGTGTAGTGTtaaaacagcatgtcctgtGGGAACCCAGTGAAATGCAccataaaaaattaattcatactgcattaacaaaaataaatcattaatcagaatcagaatgatCATTAACATTCTGCCACCATCATTAGCCTATTTTAAGCTTTAATGTGCAACGCTAATACTCTGCTGATAGAAAACCAAATTATTTATCAAGGTTATCAGAGTTTACATTAGTTATCTTTGTTATTAAAGAACAAGTAAACATCATGGTGAAACAGGGAATTACACATGAAGACACACACAAGTATCATACCTGTAGCATGTATAAAGCAGGGTCTGGGGGAAAACTCACATCTTTCTCAGCAGTATCTATACTTACATGAAAGTATATTATGTGCTTACAACCTACTGACGAGCATGGACTGCAAACTGTCCATGACCAAGACATCCAGAAAATCACTggtaataagaataagaattaaAATAAGATTAAGAATAATGCAGGTGAGCACACAGATTTTCACAGTTTGAATACAAAATGAAgaagagaataataataataataataataataataataataatagaaggagtaagcggtagaagatggatggatggatggatggataataataataatgtacatcATAACAAGactaagaataataaaaagaaaaaaagtataaatttcATTTCCAACAAAATTTGAAAATACATCAAACAACAATAAACGATCAATATGGAAGTAATAGGaataaaatttatgaaataaaaatgtacataacTATAAAAGTGTGATTATAAAATGTGACCATAAATAGTAcctggtttataaaaaaaaataatctgcaaATCAAATGTACATCTAGCTACACCAgagtaaatgtatataattttttttttttaaaaaggttcttCTACGCAAATGCTttagaaaaaaatcatgtgtCCATGTTTTCTCACTGAAATTTCTTGAAATACAGCTGTGCTGAATTGTTTGTCTTTGTACTGTTACGCAGAACAATAAAATGAGGTTTTCATCTCCATGCCAATCAAGCTGCAGTTTATTAACCAACATAAACACAGGGTGGAGATGATAAAGTGCTCGAATGGTCTTTGAAGTTGTGTTTTAAAAGGAAAGGCACAGGCACGGAGTACAGAAAGTTCAGAAGACAGTACATATAGCCCAGAGCTCAGCTGAAGATGAAGGTCTTGCCAGTCGTTCTACTGATTTTGGCCATTGGCCTAATCTCAGATGCTGTGATTGTTCATGTAAGTGTATTAAcctttatatgtatttttctgCAGATGCTCTtaacaagtgagacagaatcCAGTGCAGCCATAaagctgagcagttgaagggTCAGGATCTCGTTTAAGGGCAGAACAGTTGCTCTGTGgcagggatttgaactcaaaatACTATGGTGACCAAGCTAGCACTGTTAAATTACTATCCTCAAATGGTAATTTACCATTTCACAGATAATACAATATAGAATTAATAATAGATAATAGTAGAATAATAAATGTACTAACTCACAGAGCATGAGAATGTGCTTGCAAGAAAAATGTTAGAAATAACAGTGCCTAACAATATAAAAGCAAGTTGTTTTAAACTATTTAAGTAGAATTTCTTTATGTTTGGCAGATATATTACACTCTtatgaaaagaaatataaatcTAGTTTCAGAATGTTTCCTTATTAGAGGCGGTTTCAAACGTATACATTGCACAACAAAATGGCAAATATTATGGACCTATATATGTGGTGCCTGACTCCAGTGTCTGCAATACTGTATCTAAATTACAGCACGTGTTCATTTTACCATGTTTAGCAAaacagttttaattttaaacatattttgcaATTTGGTGACAGAGTGCTCTTGTTATACCAGTAGAATCGActctttaattttatttttattcaggaAGGAGAATTTTCTTTCTCACTTGAATCAGTAAAAAAGCTTTGGGACATCCTGGCTAATGGAGAGTCGACTAAACCGACGAATCGCTTAAGTGTGTTCAGCGCTGTGACAGTGTGTGAAAACCCACTCCTTCCTAAGGAATTTCAGCCTCTGTGCCAAAGCAAAAATGCACAAGTTCATTTCTCCAGACTTGGTAAGCACAATGTACAATAGAATATAATAGAATAGGagacatttaaaatacaaaaaaactagTTGCAAAAATataggtatatatatacactcactggccactttaataggaacacctgtatacctgGTCATTTATGGATtaatccaatcagccaatcatgagaATGGTCAGACTATTTTAAGCTGACAGAAAAGCTATGGTAATGCACATAACCCAGTTTTTACAACtttggtaagcagaaaagcatctcagaatgcaaacTACATCAAttcttgaggcagatgggctttAACAACAGAAGACTACATTTGGTAGGAATCCAAATGGGCACAGACCAGAGTGGGAAAAGACCAGGcagtgtttttccaatcttcatctgtccagtttctgtcttttttttttttaaattgtcagcACCATCCTAAATAAATTCTACTTTTGTTTGTGAAAATCGCAGgggatcagcaatttctgaaacactcaaaccagcctgtctggcaccaacaatcataccatgatcaaagtcactaAGTTCACATTTtgtcccca from Ictalurus furcatus strain D&B chromosome 15, Billie_1.0, whole genome shotgun sequence harbors:
- the lactbl1a gene encoding putative beta-lactamase-like 1 — encoded protein: MKLKWTNLGIIFFFILSLIMTGCFIWQYRLPKVKLVAEIKVQEVKEDKLCPRFPEPVPLKHPIPALMDALEKVDSLLRTSIDVTALPTISCIVIYNDSVLWNGNFGRRNGSDPKSSPPNEYTVYRIATLSKIFPTLMLYKLWEDGKVNSLDDNLEKYVKNFTIKNPLGNGAAFKRNGKTQFHSSITLRRMASQLSGLPRRLRGTSLLWNGQTHEAIDLLQDDILVADPGTKCHYSNLAFSLLAHVMADKVTGTDYESWVSKNILQPLGMEDTSFEITTKIKREMAVGVYPSGQRTPLYDLGWYRPSGQMYSTTADMAKLMMVLLGAYNHRVLQEDTLKTMLTPIFHCDTSYFSSQTGTPWEVYKQLEYEIIRKDGDLDGYSAVLSLVPHLKLGLVILMAGTKPANEDLVTKSYSYLIPAMEQAFRDAPHVLIPPPDPAPYMGLFTYSNMTFYEIKGGSDGILSMQQFGPPVDEMVPLDYSTWRLSYLEERVFKVVFEKEYPCQLRIRNTSVAMESQDRQLLNFYIFSENGLAPGFDVPGLNIYNVMRISRRPIFN